aaatgtaatagtaggaactaaaaacaaatctcaccgagacgggtgcttgttccaacgacgccatgttttgctgtgtgagtttccgctcgcgaccgaaaaatctccgaagatggccgatcgtgtttccagtattaccgacattgcttccgatagggccgatgtgtttctgttattaccgctaaactaccgatatcgctgcaattgtttcgcgagtgggctgcgtttgtttacatttgagatgcaattccttcaaatttgctgtaattccttcaattacttagggggccTGATATTTATGGTGTACTGTTAAAGTCTACATTCACAATATTGTTTCCAGCTACTAAGACATTGAATCGTGGGATATCCGAGTTCATTGTGATGGCTGCCGATGCTGAACCCCTGGAGATTCTCCTCCACCTGCCCCTGCTCTGTGAAGACAAGGTGAGTCACAGTTTTAGGTAACATAAAAAATGTATCTCCAGTGTGCACCAACATAAAGAATTGATATTGAATAAACATCACACATTTTGAGAACTACACAGTAATATTCCGGACATTAACATAACTATAAAATCATTAGGTTCAATAAACTTCAACCTGTCATGACTTTATAGGACCCTCATATGTAAGTGGGGTCCTCAAGCCTTCTAGGTTTGCGGGCCAAGTTAAAACCCTGGTGTGTTACAATTTTGTAgttttgatcttcagcaacggATGTTTGTTGAAAAGAGGTGACCATCTGGATTAGGTGGTGAGGCTTGTTGTCGTGGTTGATGAGACATCATATCCAGATGGTGTAGATCATCCCAGAATCATGATCATCCAATTGTCCGATGGGACATAACATTACCGTTTTGACTTAAGTATTGCAATGTAAGGTTCTTGTAGTCATATTTCACACTGCATCACTGGTGGCTTATGATGATCTTATCTGTTTCAGAATGTGCCATACGTTTTCTGCCGATCTAAGCAGGGTAAGTAGATTAGTAGGTCAGTCTGGGTGTGTTGTATGTCTGTTATATTTATCAATCAAATCAACTCTGTGCATGTAACATCGCCAGCGTTGTCTGTTATGATATGCACAGAATTCTTCCTCATGTACTGTGTATGTCATCACCCAGTGTCAAATGCCTTCTCTTTGTTAGTCTTATGAGGTTGGATACAAAATAACATAATGTCAAGAAATTACTAAATTTGGTATCATTTTGTAGACAGATGTGTCCTGAATCTAACTATGTAAGAAAAATAGCAAGTCCCAAGTTTGACATGTGATGCCTACTTGTGTTACCATCTGTAAGAAATAATGTCAGTAAAAGTTCTGTTAAAAGGaaattgtttacttttgttatataatgcatgttttttATAAGGGTACTTCCTTATTGCTATGAAATAAAGcaggaaaatcaattttcaaggCAGTGTGTATTATTTGACTCATCAAATACCTTCTGACAGAACCTTAGGAATTTAGAAAAATATTCATTCCTCAATGAAAAAAAAGTATTTTATGGcaaaaagattttttttatatGAAATTAATGTTTATATAGTTAATTCATGCTAGataaaaattcaaaattaaaaaaaatatgttacaagGGTTATCAACATTATCTGCTCTTAAAACAGCCTGCCCAAATTAAAATTTtataaggggaggtaactcttgctCAGGTTTACCTCAGGATAAATGCCGGTGTGGCCAAAATATCATGAAGTATGATTAGAAGCAAGATACAGGGAAATAACTACATAACATAAACACACTCTCCTACTGTCACATCCCATTGCATACAATATGCACACAAACCACTGCATCCAACCTCTTTATAGAATTTGGCATAGATCTGTGTTTCTTGTTAACATTAATGCATGTGAACATTTTAAAAGGAactgatgtttgatgttgaatagATGTTTTTCTGAGTCAGGTAATAGAATGGTGATGCAATAGAGAGCATCAAAGGTGTTCTTACATTGGTCTTTGTGCTGTAGCTTTGGTTTGGTACCCCTCCCTGgactctctcgctctctctctctctctctcacacacacacacacatacacacacacacacacacacacacacacacacacagagacagagctGGAATAGCTCTTAAAGCTGCGTCAAAACCATACTCGCCATATTGCTTTTcatgtttgattgtaaatgGAATATACATTTGGTTTCTTGGAAGAAAGTATGGAACTGAAGATGGCTTGTCGCGACTGAACACTTTACctgtgtttctgtatttcagctTTGGGTCGTGCGTGTGGTGTGTCTCGGCCAGTGATTGCATGCTCAGTGGTAGCCAAAGAGAGCTCAATGATCAGCACCCAGATCACTGAGGCCAAGCTTCGTATCGAGAAACTTCTTATCTGAACCCCGTATTGCCTCAGGTTTATTTTTGGCAGAATCAGTGTGTGGTCTCTCTTGTGGGGATTGTGAACTGATAAAGGCGCATTTATTTTATACAAGCACTGTATATGGATACCAGTTtaattttatcattttcttgtagatactatcatcatcataataAATACTGAAACAATCTTCAGCATTTGTCCTTGTTTGCTAAAGGGGATTACTCACACCTTTGGAACTAGTCTACAAACAGACTAGTGTCGGCTTCTAGAGTACAACTTAACACATTTCAGTATCTTTTTACAAAACCTGGCAGATATGTCTAAACAAATATGTGAAGGGTGCCTTTTACTTTTTACAGAATTTTGGCATTTCTGTTTtatatgatttccatggaagctATATAAAGTTAAAATATGATGCactttaagtaactgtcagatgatttgtcatttcaaatatgtgtggTAGATTTTTCATCCTCTGATGACACTTTTAATAGTAGTAGATGTACTTGGTATTCTGATACAGTCAGAAAAGGTTTGCAGGTTATATATACCTCTCAAAACTTATGCCATTTAGATGTCTGTTTGTAATAACCAGTACTCTCGCTGCATCCTGTATATGGCAGGCAGAACCTTCGTTCTAGAACCTCTTGACATGGTGTAAATATACCTCACGGTCCGTGGTCTACTCCATCCTTTTATGGAAAGCTGTTTGGTAAAGACTATTCCCAAGTCGCCATGGTGTCTGTGTTTACATATTAAAGAGGAGGTACATGATGCTGTACGGAATTCTTTGAACATTGATAATGGGATAGACACAACCGATACTATGTGTTCCAAATAAGTTCTGGGATCACGACGCACACCAGATCGTGTGATTTATGTGGTCCGGATACCACTGTTGTGCGATAATGAAGTTCAGTGTAAGATCATAAGTAGACACGCTAGGAGCAAATGAGTAAAGCTTTCGTAAAATATCACGTGGTGTTTGAACCACATCGGACAAGAAGTGTTAGTTATATACCTTGACTAGAAACAAACTCAAACaagcgcgcgcacgcacgcacacacacacacaaataattaTTAGGTCTGTGGTGAAAGGTACAAACAGCTGCGGTTAACTCGGAGACCAGTCATCACATGCCGGTATAATACAATtcaacatatacacacactAGCATAGTCCTGTTTGAGCACTTGTGATGTAATGACTGTTTGGGAAGATAAGACCTATAGGGGTTCTCTTAATGAAACTGAGATATATTTTAGGAAGTTAGACCGGACCATGCAGGGGTGTGTCAACTCTCATAGGCACATatggaaggagtgagtgagtgattaggattttatttgatttttagtaatattccggcATTTTCACGacgggggaaaccagaaatgggggcttcacacattatacctatgtgagacagactagcttCTTGAGGATTAACAAATATATCATTATGGGTCAATCGTGTATTGGTCGTGTGATTGTTGCAGCCTCCTGGTTGATTAGTTTTCCTTTTACTCTGAAGTCATGGGTTTGATGTGCGTATAGTTACGAGTGAAGCcctccccacccccaaccccctgTTTCCGGTGACCCACCCCTTGATATTctggaagcggcgtaaaactgcaGCCCCAGCTCATTTAATGATGTACTTAACTGACCTAATGTTTTCTTGAAATAGTACGAAATGAAATAATGCTTACAAACTGTGTGAAAATTCGGGGAGAGCATGCTTCAAGGTTGGGTTGACGAAAGAATGACAATTTAAGCGTTATTCATACATGATACAATGCTGATAACAGTTGCTAAACACTGCAATGTTTAGGTCCAGTCCACATCTACGATCGTCGTTTTA
The nucleotide sequence above comes from Haliotis asinina isolate JCU_RB_2024 chromosome 5, JCU_Hal_asi_v2, whole genome shotgun sequence. Encoded proteins:
- the LOC137283477 gene encoding NHP2-like protein 1; amino-acid sequence: MTDEVNPKAYPLADAKLTEVILDLVQQAANYKQLKKGANEATKTLNRGISEFIVMAADAEPLEILLHLPLLCEDKNVPYVFCRSKQALGRACGVSRPVIACSVVAKESSMISTQITEAKLRIEKLLI